A single window of Chitinophaga sp. XS-30 DNA harbors:
- a CDS encoding ABC transporter permease: MLRNYFKIAIAVLKRRKFFTFISLFGISFSLTIIMVLTAFSDHLVDSAYPDAHRNRNLYVSMMRLTGEKHGFSKNGPLSYYFLDHYVKKMKTPERVAISSFHKPSNTYINNKKLVIDQKFTDDVFWEVLDFEFLEGKPYTLRQVNNAEKVAVISENTREKYFGDLPSVTGRYIETDNVRYRVTGVVKSVPITQFSTYGDMYLPHTLAKRDPRNKELNGEYFGILQARDASSKSAMAAEYDELISRLPVDTPHYDKISSRADPYLASFTRTFIGNQENSGVNTLLLYTGLVLVFFLLLPTLNLVNINISRIMERSSEIAVRKAFGASSGTLAVQFIVENLILTAIGGLIGIALSMIILAVWNNSGVLEDVYLYLNVKVLAISLLVCLVFGLMSGVYPAWRMSRLHVVTALKNY; this comes from the coding sequence ATGCTCAGGAACTATTTCAAGATCGCGATAGCCGTGCTGAAAAGAAGAAAGTTCTTCACCTTCATCAGCCTCTTCGGCATCAGCTTTTCCCTTACGATCATCATGGTGCTCACCGCATTTTCCGACCACCTGGTGGATTCCGCTTACCCGGATGCCCACCGCAACCGCAACCTGTACGTCAGCATGATGCGGCTTACCGGCGAAAAGCACGGGTTCAGCAAGAACGGCCCACTCAGCTACTATTTCCTGGACCACTACGTCAAAAAAATGAAAACGCCGGAAAGAGTCGCCATATCTTCCTTCCACAAACCAAGCAATACCTATATCAACAACAAAAAACTGGTGATCGACCAGAAATTTACGGATGATGTATTCTGGGAAGTGCTGGATTTCGAGTTCCTCGAAGGCAAGCCCTACACGCTCCGGCAGGTCAACAATGCGGAGAAAGTAGCGGTCATCTCGGAGAATACCCGTGAAAAGTATTTCGGTGATCTGCCTTCCGTGACAGGCCGTTATATTGAAACGGACAACGTTCGCTACCGCGTGACAGGTGTGGTAAAAAGCGTGCCTATCACACAGTTCTCTACTTACGGGGACATGTATCTGCCCCATACGCTGGCCAAAAGAGACCCGCGGAACAAGGAGCTGAACGGCGAATATTTCGGTATCTTACAGGCAAGGGACGCCTCTTCAAAATCCGCCATGGCTGCGGAATACGATGAGCTGATAAGCCGGCTGCCGGTGGATACGCCCCATTACGACAAGATATCCAGCAGAGCCGACCCTTACCTGGCGAGCTTCACGCGCACGTTCATCGGCAACCAGGAAAATTCCGGGGTGAATACACTGCTGCTGTACACAGGTCTCGTACTGGTCTTCTTTCTCCTTTTGCCTACGCTCAACCTGGTGAACATCAACATCAGCAGGATCATGGAACGTTCCTCCGAAATAGCCGTCCGGAAGGCCTTCGGCGCCTCCTCCGGCACACTGGCCGTACAGTTCATCGTGGAAAACCTGATCCTGACTGCGATCGGCGGCCTCATCGGCATCGCGCTTTCCATGATCATCCTGGCCGTATGGAACAACTCCGGGGTGCTGGAAGATGTGTACCTCTACCTGAATGTAAAAGTGCTCGCCATCAGCCTGCTGGTATGCCTGGTATTCGGCCTGATGTCCGGCGTGTACCCCGCCTGGCGCATGAGCCGGCTGCATGTGGTGACCGCATTGAAAAACTATTAA
- a CDS encoding sensor histidine kinase, translated as MEDRIFYTTILLCSLLAVIIIFFITSIIRYHRRYIHLQRERITAEIKLLENERKRIATDLHDSLGPLLSTVKLNISSVEVSDQRDKMVISKSSRYIDEIISSMRQISYDLLPNTLERKGLLEAIREFTDHLGQSGLLEVNVYAMNHIHADPERDIHIFRIVQEIIHNTLKHAGAKKLDIGFSQDEKELLILIHDDGKGFDVEKAKDSRGLGLKSLEIRTDIMHGSITFRSRPGEGTHYYIRIPVR; from the coding sequence ATGGAAGACAGGATATTTTATACCACCATCCTTTTATGCTCGTTGCTGGCGGTGATCATCATCTTCTTTATCACCTCCATCATCCGCTATCACCGCCGGTACATCCACCTGCAGCGGGAGCGCATCACCGCGGAGATCAAACTGCTGGAAAATGAGCGCAAACGCATCGCCACCGATCTGCACGACAGTCTCGGCCCGCTGCTGTCCACCGTCAAGCTCAATATCAGCAGCGTGGAGGTGAGCGATCAGCGGGACAAGATGGTCATCTCCAAATCATCCCGGTATATTGATGAGATCATTTCCAGCATGCGGCAGATCTCGTACGACCTGCTGCCGAATACGCTGGAAAGAAAAGGCCTGCTCGAAGCCATCCGCGAGTTTACCGACCACCTGGGGCAAAGCGGCCTGCTGGAGGTGAACGTTTACGCCATGAATCACATTCATGCCGATCCTGAAAGGGATATCCATATTTTCCGCATTGTACAGGAGATCATCCACAATACGCTCAAGCATGCGGGTGCAAAAAAGCTGGATATCGGCTTCAGCCAGGATGAAAAGGAACTGCTGATCCTCATTCATGACGATGGAAAGGGCTTTGACGTGGAAAAAGCGAAAGACTCGCGCGGCCTCGGCCTCAAAAGCCTGGAGATCCGCACGGACATCATGCACGGCTCCATCACCTTCCGCTCCCGTCCCGGTGAAGGCACCCATTATTACATCAGGATACCGGTCAGATGA
- a CDS encoding sigma-54 dependent transcriptional regulator: MILIIDDDIAVRTSLLLLLRQEGYEAGAEDSAAGAMAAIQRHRPDLVLLDLNFSLGTSGQEGMEILQQIKQFDNTIPVILITGWGSIALAVQGMKLGASDFMTKPWSNANILQSVGTLLSLQGKKSAQQSRRQLDAQFDFSHIIGDDPAMLRILETIGRVAATDASVLIMGESGTGKELIAEAIHQNSLRRNKPFVKVNLGGISTTLFESEMFGHIRGAFTDARYDRTGRFEMASKGTIFLDEIGDLDAGSQVKLLRVLQDRTYEVLGSSRTKTVDVRVVCATNKNLHDMVAEGAFREDLLYRINLITIHLPPLRERPKDIPLLVNSFIRNLREIYNRPQLSVTKEAMKWLQQLPLPGNIRQLKNLTERTILVNHTDTLDIPHFRSQLELSPSKKGQLQLPGVGSATLEELEVEMIRRAMSFHQNRIAKAATALGLTRSALYRRLEKYNIPYDEAED; encoded by the coding sequence ATGATCCTGATCATTGACGACGATATTGCCGTAAGGACCTCCCTCCTGCTGCTTTTGCGGCAGGAAGGTTATGAAGCCGGGGCTGAAGACAGCGCCGCCGGGGCTATGGCCGCCATACAACGCCACCGGCCTGACCTCGTGCTGCTGGACCTGAATTTTTCCCTGGGCACCAGCGGCCAGGAAGGCATGGAAATACTGCAACAGATCAAGCAGTTCGACAATACCATCCCCGTCATACTCATCACCGGCTGGGGCAGCATAGCACTGGCCGTGCAGGGCATGAAGCTGGGCGCCAGCGATTTCATGACCAAACCCTGGAGCAATGCCAATATCCTGCAATCCGTAGGGACCCTGCTCAGCCTGCAGGGCAAAAAAAGCGCACAGCAAAGCCGCAGGCAACTGGATGCGCAGTTCGATTTTTCGCATATCATCGGCGATGATCCCGCCATGCTGCGCATCCTGGAAACCATCGGCCGGGTGGCCGCCACCGACGCCTCCGTGCTCATCATGGGCGAAAGCGGCACCGGCAAGGAACTGATCGCCGAAGCCATTCACCAGAACAGCCTGCGCCGGAACAAGCCCTTCGTAAAAGTGAACCTGGGCGGCATTTCCACCACGCTGTTCGAAAGCGAAATGTTCGGCCACATCCGCGGAGCTTTTACAGATGCACGATACGACCGCACCGGCCGCTTCGAGATGGCCAGCAAAGGCACCATTTTCCTGGACGAGATCGGCGACCTCGATGCCGGCAGCCAGGTGAAACTGCTGCGCGTATTGCAGGACAGGACCTATGAAGTCCTGGGCAGCAGCCGCACCAAAACCGTAGACGTGCGCGTGGTGTGCGCTACCAACAAAAACCTGCATGACATGGTGGCGGAAGGCGCGTTCCGGGAAGACCTGCTATACCGGATCAATCTCATCACCATCCACTTGCCGCCGCTGCGCGAAAGGCCGAAAGACATTCCCCTGCTGGTGAACAGCTTCATCCGCAACTTGCGCGAGATCTACAACCGGCCGCAGCTCAGCGTTACCAAAGAAGCCATGAAATGGCTGCAACAGCTGCCGCTGCCCGGCAATATCCGACAACTTAAAAATCTGACCGAACGCACCATACTCGTGAACCATACCGACACGCTGGATATCCCGCATTTCCGCTCCCAGCTGGAGCTTTCTCCTTCCAAAAAAGGGCAGCTGCAATTGCCCGGCGTAGGCAGCGCCACACTGGAGGAGCTGGAAGTGGAAATGATCCGCAGGGCCATGAGCTTCCATCAGAACAGGATCGCCAAAGCGGCCACAGCGCTGGGACTTACCAGGAGCGCATTGTACCGCAGACTGGAGAAATATAACATCCCGTATGATGAAGCTGAAGACTAA
- a CDS encoding ABC transporter permease, with protein MFKHLFTLIWNKKKQHALLILEMIVSFMVLFAVFTLIVYYYTNYRRPMGFRYDNVLAVSWFAPPGSNTNKDSTYNVFQSLRRSVTSMPEVKGMSYVSTNSPFSVNTTNNGITYNGIYQMAHYYTTDDHFPQTVEASMLEGRWFNANDALGKEQPMVINDVLKEKFFPNESAVGKTLELNGQQNRIVGVVQTLKDKGDYAPLTAGTYKRMDDSAFLSRILISYQPGADAGFESRLFRTFSNALKTSTIEIERLTEKRVAMNNTTLIPMIFLLVVGGFLIVNVALGIFGVLWYNVSRRRAEIGLRRAIGATGYGISGQIVSETMILSTFALLIGVFFAVQFPLLNLFDMPSGVYVTAILLSVLFIYLLAAICAFYPGRQAAQIYPAVALHED; from the coding sequence ATGTTCAAGCATCTATTTACGCTGATTTGGAACAAGAAAAAACAGCATGCCCTGCTGATACTGGAAATGATCGTTTCCTTCATGGTGCTGTTTGCGGTGTTCACGCTGATCGTGTATTACTACACCAATTACCGCAGGCCCATGGGCTTCCGGTACGATAATGTACTGGCCGTTTCCTGGTTCGCCCCGCCGGGGAGCAATACCAACAAGGATTCCACGTACAACGTGTTCCAGTCCCTAAGGCGCAGCGTAACCTCCATGCCGGAAGTCAAAGGCATGTCTTACGTCAGCACCAACAGCCCCTTTTCTGTAAATACCACGAACAACGGCATCACCTACAACGGCATTTACCAAATGGCGCATTACTACACAACGGACGATCATTTCCCGCAGACAGTGGAAGCGAGCATGCTGGAAGGCCGCTGGTTCAACGCCAATGATGCACTGGGGAAGGAACAGCCCATGGTGATCAACGATGTGCTGAAAGAAAAATTCTTCCCCAATGAAAGTGCAGTAGGTAAAACGCTGGAGCTGAACGGGCAGCAGAACCGTATCGTTGGCGTGGTGCAAACGCTGAAGGACAAAGGGGATTATGCCCCGCTGACCGCCGGCACCTACAAGCGCATGGACGACAGCGCTTTCCTGTCGCGCATCCTCATCTCCTATCAGCCCGGCGCGGACGCGGGTTTTGAAAGCAGGTTGTTCCGCACTTTCAGCAACGCGCTGAAAACTTCTACCATCGAAATAGAACGGCTCACGGAGAAACGTGTTGCCATGAACAATACCACTCTCATCCCCATGATATTTCTGCTGGTGGTGGGCGGATTCCTGATCGTGAACGTGGCCCTGGGCATTTTCGGCGTACTCTGGTACAACGTGAGCAGGCGCAGGGCGGAGATCGGGCTGCGGCGGGCGATAGGCGCCACCGGTTACGGCATTTCGGGGCAGATCGTCAGCGAAACGATGATATTGTCCACCTTCGCGCTCCTCATCGGAGTATTCTTCGCTGTGCAGTTCCCCTTGCTGAACCTGTTCGACATGCCTTCCGGCGTATATGTCACGGCTATCCTGCTTTCCGTGCTGTTCATCTACCTGCTTGCAGCGATCTGCGCGTTCTATCCCGGCAGGCAGGCGGCGCAGATATACCCGGCAGTGGCTTTGCATGAAGATTAA
- a CDS encoding PAS domain-containing sensor histidine kinase translates to MMKLKTKYLLFVAILHGIALVLTYFIFRENRWLFLVSEIFIALSLVVAWRLYRQLIAPLKMLMQGIEAIRDKDFNVRFLATGKYEMDQLISVYNQMIDQLREERTLQEQQHFFLEKLIQTSPTGIIILDYDGNLQQVNPRAQQLLKTLPSLLSEVKALGSGDSRSISLNGVNTYKLQKSHFIDRGFPRHFVMVEELTAEILAAEKNVYGKVIRMMAHEVNNTIGPVNSIIASTLQAQPLDAQHRSALEVAAERNQHLNRFMRNFADLVKLPPPDRKRTDLTAIIKQVALLMELPAKDKNIRFRFHLPAQTVWVQADSHQLEQALINIIRNSIDAIGREGDITFSIGRDTLEITDTGGGIQEPASLFTPFYSTKPDGQGIGLTLVREILLGHGWDFSLETYGERDTRFIIHFR, encoded by the coding sequence ATGATGAAGCTGAAGACTAAATACCTGTTGTTCGTGGCTATCCTGCACGGCATTGCGCTGGTGCTCACCTATTTTATCTTCAGGGAGAACCGCTGGCTCTTCCTTGTTTCGGAAATATTTATTGCCCTTTCGCTGGTAGTTGCCTGGCGGCTTTACCGCCAGCTGATCGCCCCGCTGAAAATGCTCATGCAGGGCATAGAGGCCATCCGCGATAAGGATTTCAATGTCAGGTTCCTGGCAACGGGCAAATACGAAATGGACCAGCTGATCAGCGTATATAACCAGATGATAGACCAGCTGCGCGAGGAACGGACATTGCAGGAGCAACAACATTTCTTCCTCGAAAAACTGATCCAGACCTCTCCCACCGGCATCATCATTCTCGACTACGATGGTAATCTGCAACAGGTGAATCCCCGTGCGCAGCAACTGCTGAAAACACTGCCATCGTTGCTGAGCGAGGTCAAAGCCCTGGGCTCCGGCGATTCCCGCAGCATTTCACTGAACGGGGTGAACACCTATAAATTGCAGAAATCCCACTTCATAGACCGGGGCTTTCCCCGGCATTTCGTGATGGTGGAAGAGCTGACAGCCGAAATACTGGCAGCGGAGAAAAATGTTTACGGCAAAGTGATCCGCATGATGGCGCATGAAGTGAACAACACTATCGGCCCGGTAAATTCTATCATAGCTTCCACGCTCCAGGCGCAACCGCTGGACGCACAGCACCGGTCCGCCCTGGAAGTGGCCGCTGAACGCAACCAGCATCTCAACCGCTTCATGCGCAACTTTGCAGACCTGGTGAAGCTGCCGCCCCCTGACCGCAAGCGCACCGATCTGACCGCCATCATCAAACAGGTGGCCTTGCTGATGGAGTTGCCGGCAAAGGACAAAAACATCCGTTTCCGCTTCCATCTTCCCGCACAGACCGTATGGGTGCAGGCGGACAGCCATCAGCTGGAACAGGCGCTGATCAACATCATCAGGAACAGCATCGACGCTATCGGCCGGGAAGGGGATATCACCTTCAGCATCGGCCGCGATACGCTGGAAATAACAGACACCGGTGGCGGCATACAGGAACCCGCCAGTCTATTTACCCCTTTTTACAGCACTAAGCCTGACGGCCAGGGCATCGGCCTTACATTGGTACGGGAAATACTGCTCGGTCACGGCTGGGATTTTTCCCTGGAAACATATGGGGAAAGGGATACCCGGTTTATCATCCATTTCCGGTAG
- a CDS encoding YqaE/Pmp3 family membrane protein yields MMIIIALLCPGLSFLFRGKIISALLAFILQFVAVLTFVFFGAGFLLWGLLAFWAVSSYNNARADRRNREMVRAMQARGYRR; encoded by the coding sequence ATGATGATCATCATTGCGTTGCTTTGTCCGGGTCTTTCCTTCCTGTTCCGGGGAAAGATCATTTCCGCTCTCTTAGCTTTCATTTTGCAATTTGTGGCGGTGCTGACCTTCGTGTTCTTTGGCGCCGGTTTCCTGTTATGGGGACTGCTGGCCTTCTGGGCGGTATCTTCCTATAACAATGCCCGGGCAGACAGGCGGAACCGCGAGATGGTCAGGGCCATGCAGGCGAGGGGCTACCGTAGATAA
- a CDS encoding ABC transporter ATP-binding protein, translated as MIHLQNIEKVYRTDTVETQALNSINLNVAQGEFLSIMGPSGCGKSTLLNIMGLLDEPTGGNISIAGNTATRLNDKQLARFRNRTIGFIFQSYHLINDLRVLDNVELPLLYRKASAKERRQLALDALEKVGLSNRTKHFPSQLSGGQKQRVAIARAIVGKPGIILADEPTGNLDSAMGNDVMEILVRLNKEEGTTIVMVTHDENMARKTHRLVRLFDGSQVQ; from the coding sequence ATGATACATTTACAGAACATTGAAAAGGTTTACCGTACTGACACGGTGGAAACCCAGGCACTCAACAGCATCAATCTGAATGTGGCCCAGGGCGAATTCCTTTCCATCATGGGGCCCTCTGGCTGCGGCAAAAGCACATTACTCAATATCATGGGCCTGCTGGACGAGCCTACCGGCGGCAATATCAGCATTGCCGGCAACACGGCAACCAGGCTCAACGACAAACAGTTGGCCAGGTTCCGCAACCGCACTATCGGCTTCATCTTCCAGAGCTATCATCTCATTAATGATCTCCGCGTGCTCGACAATGTGGAGCTGCCCCTGCTTTACCGAAAAGCCTCTGCCAAAGAAAGGCGGCAGCTGGCGCTGGATGCGCTGGAAAAGGTGGGCCTCAGCAACCGTACCAAACACTTTCCCTCCCAGCTTTCCGGCGGGCAGAAGCAGCGCGTTGCCATTGCAAGGGCCATCGTAGGCAAGCCGGGCATCATCCTTGCGGACGAGCCGACCGGTAACCTGGACAGCGCCATGGGCAATGATGTGATGGAAATTCTCGTACGCCTGAACAAAGAAGAAGGCACTACGATCGTAATGGTCACCCACGATGAAAACATGGCCCGCAAAACACACCGCCTCGTGCGCTTGTTCGACGGGTCGCAGGTGCAGTAA
- a CDS encoding phosphocholine-specific phospholipase C: protein MDTRREFLRKAALLTGAGGLANILPETIQRAMAIDPAPGSSYLDAEHVVFLMQENRSFDHCFGTLKGVRGFNDPRALKLENGNPVFLQSNAAGETYAPFRMNIKDTKATWMSALPHAWADQVDARNNGKYDKWLDIKRSGNKAYSKMPLTMGYYNREDLPFYYALADAFTVCDQHFCSSLTGTTPNRLFFFTGTIRQEQNGKAKANVWNSDVDYGKQASWKTFPETLEEHDISWKIYQNEISVGVGFEGEEDSWLANFTDNPIEWFSQYHVEYSEAHQQHLRKLQDTLPQEITTLETRLSAQTPGSEEHAATTKTLGRRRAALEKARAVLDKIAETPFSALPEREQQLHRKAFSTNVNDPAYHQLTSLKYNDGDTEREVKLPAGDILHQFRQDVKNGQLPVVSWIVAPENFSDHPGAPWYGAWYVSEVMDILTQNPEVWKKTIFVLTYDENDGYFDHVPPFVAPKPADPSSGKVSAGIDTAVEYVTPETQAPGDDVRASAIGLGYRVPMVVASPWSRGGYVNSQVFDHTSDLQFLEKFLSHRTRKKIAAENISAWRRTVCGDLTSVFRPWNGEKIKPPASVDKEAFIKTVHQAKFREAPANFIKLTQKEISQFNAGGGLAAMPQQEPGIRPSCAIPYELYADAKPDAGRKNVILQLSARNQLFGASAAGAPFSVYTGSRMENRSYAVKAGDELTDAFAFEDGAYHLRVYGPNGFYREMKGDESDPELMIKTDYRKSGILMLELRNDGNETLELEVRDNAYKSKRLSAATAPGKGVVWPLNLAKSHGWYDFSIIVKGAGRFERRYAGHLETGKPSFSDPLMGRVV from the coding sequence ATGGACACGAGAAGGGAATTTCTACGAAAAGCAGCATTGCTCACCGGGGCAGGCGGACTGGCCAACATCCTCCCGGAAACCATTCAAAGGGCCATGGCCATTGATCCCGCTCCCGGAAGCAGCTATCTCGATGCCGAACATGTGGTTTTTCTCATGCAGGAAAACCGGTCTTTCGACCACTGTTTCGGCACCCTCAAAGGCGTGCGCGGTTTCAACGACCCCAGGGCGCTGAAACTCGAGAACGGCAATCCCGTTTTTCTCCAGTCCAATGCGGCGGGCGAAACCTACGCTCCCTTCCGTATGAACATCAAAGACACCAAAGCCACCTGGATGAGTGCGCTCCCGCATGCCTGGGCAGATCAGGTGGATGCGCGGAATAATGGGAAGTACGATAAATGGCTTGATATAAAACGTTCCGGCAACAAAGCCTACAGCAAAATGCCGCTGACAATGGGGTATTACAACCGGGAAGACCTTCCTTTCTATTACGCCCTGGCCGATGCTTTCACGGTATGCGACCAGCATTTCTGCTCGTCGCTGACCGGCACCACGCCCAACCGCCTGTTCTTCTTTACCGGCACCATCCGCCAGGAGCAGAACGGCAAGGCAAAGGCCAATGTCTGGAATTCAGATGTGGATTACGGGAAACAGGCCAGTTGGAAGACCTTCCCGGAAACGCTGGAAGAGCATGATATCTCCTGGAAGATCTATCAGAACGAGATCAGTGTGGGTGTTGGTTTTGAAGGGGAGGAAGATTCCTGGCTCGCCAATTTTACGGATAATCCCATTGAATGGTTTTCCCAATATCATGTGGAATATTCGGAGGCTCATCAGCAGCATCTGCGGAAACTGCAGGATACCCTGCCGCAGGAAATCACCACGCTCGAAACCCGCCTGTCTGCCCAAACCCCGGGCAGCGAAGAACATGCGGCCACAACAAAAACACTGGGCCGCCGCCGGGCCGCACTGGAAAAGGCCAGAGCGGTGCTGGACAAGATCGCGGAAACACCCTTCAGCGCATTGCCGGAAAGGGAGCAACAGCTGCACCGGAAAGCATTTAGCACCAATGTAAACGATCCCGCATATCACCAGCTCACCAGCCTGAAATATAACGATGGCGATACCGAAAGGGAAGTGAAACTGCCTGCAGGCGATATCCTGCACCAGTTCCGCCAGGATGTGAAGAACGGGCAGCTGCCCGTCGTATCCTGGATCGTGGCGCCGGAGAATTTCTCCGATCATCCCGGCGCGCCCTGGTATGGCGCCTGGTATGTATCCGAGGTGATGGATATCCTTACACAGAACCCCGAGGTCTGGAAGAAGACCATCTTCGTGCTGACCTATGATGAGAACGATGGTTATTTCGATCATGTGCCGCCCTTTGTGGCGCCAAAACCCGCCGATCCTTCCTCGGGGAAAGTTTCTGCCGGTATAGACACCGCGGTGGAATACGTAACCCCTGAAACGCAGGCGCCGGGCGATGATGTCCGTGCCAGCGCCATAGGCCTCGGGTACCGGGTGCCGATGGTGGTGGCATCGCCCTGGAGCCGGGGAGGGTACGTCAATTCCCAGGTGTTCGACCATACCTCCGATCTCCAGTTCCTGGAAAAATTCCTGTCGCACAGGACCCGTAAAAAAATAGCCGCAGAAAATATCTCCGCCTGGAGGCGTACCGTTTGTGGTGACCTGACCTCCGTTTTCCGCCCCTGGAACGGGGAGAAGATCAAGCCTCCCGCATCGGTAGATAAAGAAGCGTTCATAAAAACGGTGCACCAGGCGAAGTTCCGGGAAGCACCCGCGAATTTCATCAAGCTTACGCAGAAGGAGATCAGCCAGTTTAATGCCGGTGGCGGGCTGGCTGCCATGCCGCAGCAGGAACCGGGCATACGCCCCTCATGCGCCATTCCATACGAGCTGTATGCTGATGCTAAACCCGATGCCGGACGCAAAAACGTCATCCTGCAACTTTCCGCCCGCAACCAGCTATTCGGCGCATCAGCCGCGGGCGCACCCTTTTCCGTGTACACCGGCAGCCGGATGGAAAACCGCTCCTATGCCGTAAAGGCGGGAGATGAGCTGACAGATGCCTTTGCCTTCGAAGATGGCGCGTACCACCTGCGGGTGTACGGCCCGAACGGATTTTACCGGGAAATGAAAGGAGATGAAAGCGACCCTGAATTGATGATAAAGACCGATTACCGGAAAAGCGGTATCCTGATGCTGGAGCTCCGCAATGATGGCAACGAAACGCTGGAACTGGAAGTGCGCGACAATGCCTACAAAAGCAAACGCCTGTCCGCCGCAACAGCACCGGGAAAGGGTGTGGTATGGCCATTAAACCTCGCAAAAAGCCACGGCTGGTACGATTTCAGCATTATTGTGAAAGGCGCGGGCCGTTTCGAGCGGCGGTATGCCGGGCATCTGGAAACGGGGAAACCGAGTTTCAGCGATCCTTTGATGGGGAGAGTGGTGTAG